The genome window GGGAACCATGTAGCCCTTCTCCGCCAGCCCGAAGTACCACTCGATCACGGACTGGAAGGTCGCGCTGTCGTACTGGTACTTCGTGCCCCAGCGGGCCTTGTCGGTGTAGCTCCAGCCCGCCGACCCGGCGAAGGGGCTCCACTGGGTCTGCCCGTCGGCGTAGCCGCCGCCGTTGCTGGCCAGGCCGTACACCTTGACGTTGTCCTTGTCGAAGCCGGGCTCGTCGCCGCGCCTGCCCTTGTCGTCGACGGTGAGGTGGGCGACGGCCTTCTCGAAGGTGCCGCCGTCCTCGGGGTTCCAGGACAGGCCGTTCAGCTCGCCGGCGGTGAGACCCGCGTCCTTCACCATCGCCTTGTTGTAGAAGAGCCCCACGGTGTCCCAGTCCTTGGGGGCGCCGTAGCGGTGGCCGTCCTGGCCGATCCAGTTGGCGGCCAGCCCCGGTTGGTAGTCGGACTCGTCGATGCCCAGGTCGTCCAGCGGTTCGAGGACCTGGAGGTCGGCGAACTGGCCGAACTTCTGGATGTGGTCGGTGAACACGTCCGGCTGGGTGCCCGCGATGAACCCGGCGGTGAGCTTGGTCCAGTAGTCGCTCCACCCCAACTGGGTGATCCTCACCTTCAGTCCGGGGTTCTCCTTCGCGAACCCCTTGGCGCAGGCCTGGTAGGCGGGCACCTGGTTGGCGTCCCACAGCCAGTACGTCACCGTGTTCGAGGACGCCCCGGTGCCGTCGCCCTGGGCGCAGCCGGTCACCAGGGACAGCGTCAGCGCCCCGGCCCATGCGGTCAGCGTACGAAGTCGCATCTGCGTTCCCTCACTTGATCCCGGTGAAGCCGATGGAGCTGACGATGCGGCGGGCGGAGGCGGCGAAGAGCACCAGCATCGGCAGCGCGGCGATCAGCGTCGCGGCGGTGAGCCCCGACCAGTCCACGCCGGTCGCCGGGGTCTGCGCCCGGAAGATCGCCAGCGCCACGGTCAGCACCCGGGAGCCGTCGCTGTAACTGACCATCAGCGGCCAGAAGTAGTCGTTCCAGGAGGTGATGTACGTCAGCACCGCCAGCGTGAGGATCCGGGTGGACGCCATCGGCAGGATCACCCGGAAGAAGATCCGGACCTTCCCGGCCCCGTCGAGGAACGCCGCCTCCTCGACCTCGTGCGGGATGTTCATGAAGAACTGGCGGAGGAAGAAGATCGCGAACGGCGTCATGAACAGGCTGGGCAGCGCGATGCCGAGCAGCGAGTCCACCAGGTGCAGTTGCTTGATGAGTACGAAGTTCGGCAGCAGCGTGAAGATGGTCGGCACCATCAGCCCGGCCAGGAACAGCCCGAACACCTGGTCACGGCCCCGCCAGCGCAGCCGCGCGAACGCGTACGCGGCCATCGCGGAGAAGAAGATCTGACAGCCGGTGATCAGCGTCGAGACGATCACCGAGTTGACCAGATACCGCCAGAAGTCCAGTCCGCCGCCCGTCCCGCCCTGCGCGATCGCCTCCTCCGCCGACTGGAGTCCGAGCGCCCGCTCGAAACCGCTGGTGGTGAGATCGACGGGCAGCGGGTTCGCGGGATCCGCGCCGAGGCCGGCGTTGGTGGAGAGCGCGGTGCGCAGGATCCAGTAGAAGGGCAGCAGGGTGATCAGCACGATCAGCCCCATCACGGTCCAGGCGGCTGCCCGTCCGAGGGAGAGGCGGCGCCTCGTCGGCCGTACGGCCGGCATGTCTGTCGGCGTCGGTGGTGTCGTCGCTGTGGTGGCGGCCATGTCGGTGTCTCCCTTCCGTCAGCCGAGTCCGTCAGCCGAGGTCGCTTCGGCCGGCCCTGGTGAGCCGGTACTGCAGGACGGTGATCGCGCTGAGCACGACCAGCAGGGCGACGGACATCGCCGAGGCGTAGCCGAACTGGAAGCGGCCGAACGCGGAGCCGTAGATGTAGAACTGCAGGACGTTGGTCGCGTTCGCGGGACCGCCCGCCGTGGTCACCGCCACGGTGTCGAACACCTGGAACGATCCGATCACCGTCATGATCAGCACCACCGCCAGCACCGGACGCAGCAGCGGCAGGGTGACCCGCCAGAACATCCGCCACTCGCTCGCGCCGTCCACCCTCGCCGCCTCGTACACGTCGTTCGGGATCGCCTGGAGCCCGGCGAACAGGAGCAGCGCCGTGTAGCCGACGTGCCGCCACACGTTGATCAGGGCGATGGTGGGGATGGCCCAGGTCTCGTCGGCGAGGAACGGGATGCGGTCCACGCCGAGAGCGCCGATGATCTCGTTGCCGATGCCGAGCTGGGTGTCGAGGATCCACAGCCAGACCAGACCGGCGACCACGTTCGACATCAGATACGGCGTGAGCACGATGCCGCGCAGCAGCGCCGACTGGGTAAGCCGCTGGAGCAGTACGGCGATGGCGAGCGCGGCGACCGTCTGCACCCCGATGTTGAGGATCACGTACTCGACCGTGACCCCCAGTGAGTCCCAGAAGATCGGGTCGTTGACCATCCGGACGTAGTTGTCGAGGCCCACCCACTCCGCCGGGGTGAGCAGGTTGAAGCGGGTGAAGCTCAGATAGACGCCCCGCAGGGTCGGCCAGAGCAGGAAGACCAGGAAGCCGAGCATCGCCGGGGCGATGAAGACGGCGGCCAGGACACCGTCGCCTCGCCTGCGGAACGGTGGACTGCTGGAGGCGATGGTCATCGGTGCTCCCTCGTAGGCTGCGCTGCCTCATCCATCGGGTGTCGAACTCCGCCACTTACTTTTGTCGCGAAAGAATTGCCGCGTCAAGGGATGGGAGAACATCTTTTCCGAGGGGGGTCATGGACCTGGAGTGAGTTTATTGTTTCCATGACGGAAGAAATCTGGTGTGGGAGTCTGACCCTCATGACCGCACTCGCTGCCAGTTGGCTGCCGCTCAGCACCGGAGAACGCGCGGTGGCGATCGAGGTGCTCGTGCACGGCCCGCTCTCGCGCACGGAACTCGCCCGGCGGCTCGGCCTGTCCGCCGGCAGCCTCACCCGGCTGACCAAACCGCTGATCGAGTCGGGGCTCCTGGTCGAGACCCCCGAGGGTGCGGCCCTCCCCGAGGTCCGGCAGGGGCGACCCTCGCAGCCGCTGGACATCGTCGCCGAGTCCCGTTCCTTCATCGGCTTCAAGATCACCGAAGACATGGTGTACGCCGTCGTCACCACGCTCCGGAGCGAGATCGTCACCCGGTACGACCGCCCGCTCACCACCCATGACCCGGAGCGGGTCGCCGACCTGCTCGCCGCGATGGCCGCCGAACTCGCCCGCACCCACCCCTCCCTCGCCGGGATCGGCGTCGGGGTCGGCGGGTTCGTGCGCCGTCGCGCGGTGGTCGGGGAGTCACCCTTCCTGTCCTGGCGCGACGTCCCGCTGGCCGAACTCGTCGAGGAACGCACCGGGTTGCCGGTGGTCGTCGAGAACGACGTCGCCGCACTCGTCGAGGCCGAGACCTGGTTCGGCGCCGGGCGCGGCCTCGAACGGTTCGTCGTCCTCACCATCGGCGCGGGCATCGGCTACGGGCTGGTGCTGGGCGGGAAACGGGTGGCGTACGCCGAGGAGGACCGGGGGTTCGGCCGCCACTGGATCGTCGACCCGTCCGGGCCGCTCACCCCCGACGGGGAGCGCGGCAGCGCCGTCTCCCTGCTGAGCATCCCCAGCATCCGCTACCAGGTGCAGGCGGCGACCGGACGCGAGGTGACGTACGACGAGATCCTCGCCGGGGCGGCCGGGGGCGAGCCGATGTGTGTGCGGATCGTCACGGAGGCGGGGCGGGCGCTGGGCATGCTGGTCGCCCAGATCGCCAACTTCGTGATGCCGCAGAAGATCCTGCTCGCGGGGGAGGGGGTGGGGCTGATGGGGGTCGCGGGAGGGGCCGTGGACGAGGCCGTGCGGGCCCATCGGCATCCGCTGGCCGCGCCCGTCCCCTTGGAGACGAAGGTGTCCGACTTCCATGACTGGGCGCGTGGGGCGGCCGTGCTGGCCATTCAGGTCCTCGTGCTCGGGACCGTGGAGCCGTAAACGCAGAGTGATCAGCTTCACGGTCCGTAATGTCTGAAGTGGGACCTTTACTCACATCGGCTTCACGTTCGAGGACATATGGTTTACACCATGTCCACTACCCCTGATGTCGTCCTGGAAAGAACGGAAGCGGCGGAATCGTCGGCGCGAACGGCCGACGAGGTCAACGCGGAGATCCGGGCGCTCTGGTTCCGGAGCGGTGGGACGTTGAACAGGGAGCAGCGGAGCGAGTACGAGCGCCTGGTTCTCGAGTGGGCCGCCGCCTCGTAGTCGGTTCTTCGGTTTCGGGCCGGCCCCGCACCCCTGACAGGGGTGCGGGGCCGGCCTGCTAGCTCCAGGTCTGTGAGTACTGGCGGCGGTACGCCTGGCGGTCCTGTTCCGTGCGGATGAAGCGGGTGGCCGCGAGGGCGACCATGCTGCCGGCGACCACCAGAAGACCGGGGCCGACGTTGCGGGGGTCGGCGAGGCGGTCGAGGAGATCGGATGCGGCCCCGATGGATTCCAGCGACCCCGGTTCGGCCGTGCCCGGGGCGGCGGCGCCCTGGGAGTCGTCGTCCGAGGAGCCGTCGGCCGCGGCGGTCGGCCGGGCCGCGGACTGCGGCAGGCCCGTCAGCTGGACACCGAGATCGTCGAGGGCCTCGGACAGCGGCTGGAAGAACGTCGTACCGCCCTCCTCGCAGTCGCCGTTGCCGCCCGAGGTCACACCCAGGGCCACGCCCTCCGAGAAGAGCGGGCCGCCGCTGTCGCCCGGCTCGGCGCAGACCGTGGTCTCGATGAGGCCGCTGACCGTGCCCTCGGGGTAGTTGACCGTGGCGTCGAGACCGGTCACCTCGCCGTTGCGGAAGCCGCTGGTGCTGCCGCTGCGGAACACCCGCTGCCCGACCGCCGCTTCACCGACCGACGTGATCCGCACCCCGCGGCCGTCACCGACCGAGACGACGTTGGTCTTGTTGCTCGGCGCGTCCTGGAGGTACTGGACGAGCGAGAAGTCACCCCCGGGGAAGTTGGACTCGGTCGTCCGGCCGATCTCCTGCCGGCCCTGGTTGTCCGAGAACCACACGGAACCGGCCGGACCGCAGTGCCCGGCGGTCAGCATGAAGTCGTTCTCGCCGTCGGTCACATTGAAACCGATCGAACAGCGCCCGCCCGTACCGAAGATGGGCTGGGCGCCGTTGAGCCGCATCGTGTACGCGCCCTCGGTGCGCTCCATCCGCACCGACCCGCCGATCTCCTCGGCCAGGTCGGTCAGACTCGACCAGTCCTTCTTGGAGACCGTGCTGTCGGCCCGCACCACGACCTCGTTGGAGGCCGGGTCGACGGCCCACGAGGTGCCCGACACCCGGGGCGCCGAACGCAGCGCCTCGGTGGCGGACCTCAGGTCGTCGCCGCTGAACTCGACCATCTTGGGGCGGGCGCCCGCCTTCTCGACCTCGGCCGCCGCCTTCTCGTCGGTGACCGCGACGACCGGCTCGCCGTCCTCGGCGATCCAGGTGCCCGCCGTGCGTTCGGAGCCGAGTTCGGTCACCAGACCGTTCCCCGTACCGGACGCCGCGAGCACCGCACTCCGGGTCGCGGGCGGGGAGGTGGTGGGTTCGGTCGCCATCGCCGCCTGCGTCACCATCAGGGCTCCGCAGATCAGTCCACCGGCGGCCGTCAGCCGCGTCACCCGCTTCACGACTCGTCGTCGTGCGTGCCTCATTGCCTGGCTCCCGAACCCCGTCCGACACGGTGTCAACACCGCCAGGGCGTCCGGTCCTTGAGCGCCCTCCTTCCATACGTGCGGCGGTCCGCACCTGTTCACCAGACCGCGTCCACGTATCCCAACGTCCGGTTCATGGCGATCGCGCGCTCGTTGGCCGGATGGTGCACGGTACGGACCGTGCTGACCCCGCAGATCCCGGCGAACCCGATGCCGAAGGTCTTCATGGCCACCGAGATGCCCCGGCCCCGGTGACAGGCCCGCACCCCGGTCATCTCGTTGAACACGAACCCGGACCCGCGCCGGTCCGAGGTGGCCGCCATACCGACCCACCGGTCGCCGTCGAGGGCCAGCACCACCCCGCGCGGATCGTAGGCGGGCACCTCGAAGCGGAGCCGGTGGTACTCGTCGTACCCGAAGAAGTCACCGCGCCCGGGGATGTCCGCCGAGCACTCCTTGTTGAGGTCGTACAACTCCCGGCGGTGCTCCGAGGTGTCGCCCACCTCCGAGAGCGTCGTCAGCCGGATGCCCGTGGTACGGCACTTGTCGACATACGGCTGGAAACGGGCCAGGTCGAAGTCGGTGACGTCCAGTTGGAGCCGGACCCGTTCCGTCGCCATCAGCGCTTGCCTCCCACTCCGCAGTACATGGCCACTTCCGACGGTTCCCCGGCGGTGGGATCACCGGTGCTCTCCGGCCGCCAGCGGGTGCACGAGACGACTCCCGGCTCCAGGAGGTCGAGCCCCTCGAAGAACCCGGCGATCACCTCCGGGGTGCGCTGGGTGAGCGGCGGGATGCCGTTCTCGTTCCACCAGGCGGCGGCGATGTCCACGCCCGGCCAGTCCGGGCTGGTGATGGTGTGCGAGAGCACCAGATGGCTGCCGCCGGGCAGGGCGTCCATCAGCCGGCGCACGATGCCGTTCGGGTCCTCGTCGTCACGGATGAAGGCCAGCACGTCGAGCAGCATCAGCGCGACCGGCCGGGTCAGGTCCAGGGTGCGCGCGGCGTGTTCGAGGATCGAGTCGACATTGCGCAGATCCTCGTCGACATGGTCCGTACGGCCCTCGGGCGCGCTGGTCAGCAGGGCGCGGGCGTGCACCAGGACCAGCGGGTCGTTGTCGACGTAGACGATCCGGGAGTCCGGGGCGATCTGCTGGGCGACCTCGTGGGTGTTCTCCGCGGTCGGCAGCCCGGCGCCGATGTCCAGGAACTGCCGCATCCCCGCCTCGGCCGCCAGATGACGCACGGCCCGCCCCAGGAACTGCCGGTCCGCGCGGGCGTAGTCCTCGATGGTCGGGTGCAGCCGGCGTATCTCGTCCCCGGCCCTCCGGTCGACCTCGTAGTAGTCCCCGCCGCCGAGCCAGTAGTTCCAGATGCGTGCCGCGACCGGCCGTGTGGTGACGATTCGGCTGTTCAGTGCCGCGAAGGGGAAGTCCGAGGCTGCCGGGTTGTCCGTCACGACGTCAACTCCTGGATCTTCTGTGAAGGTGCTTCATCCAACGGGCAATGTAGACCCGTCGGTCGGCCTTTGCCGAGACTTCGGCGATCTTCGCAGCGGTCGGGTTCGGACGCCGCCCCCGAGCACCGCCCGACTTCGCGCGGGAGTCTTTGCGGGGACCGTCGAACAATGATCGTCGAGACCCCTCTACTAATCAGTAACTCTTAGGTAGTCTCCCGGCCACCAATGGGCATGACCATGACGAGCGCGGCGAAGGTTCGGACGACCTCGCCGCTTTGACATGAGATAAAGGGGACGAACATGACAGCAAGCGGTGTGGGACGCCGTATCACGACGGTCGCCGCGGTGGCCGTACTGGGACTGGGCGCTTCGATGGCCGCCGCGGTTCCGGTCGCCGCCGCCCCGAGCGAGGCCGCCGTCAGCGCGACCGCCGCCGAGGTGGACTACGCGACCTGGCAGACGGACGTGAAGGCCGTCATCGACACGGCCACCCCCTACATACAGCAGCGCACCGCGAACTCCTCGGGGCAGAAGCTCGCCATCGTCTTCGACATCGACAACACGACGCTGGAGACGCACTACACGCCCTGGTACAACCTGCCGACCCCCGCGCTGAAGCCCTCCCTGGCGCTGGCCAAGTACGCCAAGTCCCGCGGGGTCGACGTCTTCTTCGTCACCGCCCGGCCCGGCATCATCGAGAGCGTCACCGAGTGGAACCTGGAGACCGTCGGCTACCCCGTCGACGGCCTCTACGTGCGTGACCTGCCCGACCTGTTCGCCGAGGTCTCCGCCTACAAGACCGCCTCGCGCGCGGACATCGAGTCCGACGGCTACACGATCATCGCCAACGTCGGCAACAACACCACCGACCTCGTCGGCGGCCACGCCGAGCGGACGTACAAGCTGCCCGACTACGACGGGCTCCTCGACTGACCCCGCTCCACCGTTCGCACCTGGGCGTGCGGCCACCGGGTTCCTTCCGGCGGCCGTACACCTAGACTCCGCCCATGGCCGACGACACCATTCTCGACGCGCTCGGCGCGGGCAAGTACCTGCTGGTCACCACCTACCGCAAGAACGGCACCACCGTCCCCACACCGGTGTGGGTGGTCCGCGACGGGGACGCGCTCGGTGTCTGGACGGTCGCGGACTCCTGGAAGGTCAAGCGCATCCGCAACCGCGCCGACGTCCTCGTCGGCCCCTGCGACCTGCGCGGCAACCCCACCGGCGACTCCGTACCCGCCCGCGCCGAGA of Streptomyces phaeolivaceus contains these proteins:
- a CDS encoding HAD family acid phosphatase; amino-acid sequence: MTASGVGRRITTVAAVAVLGLGASMAAAVPVAAAPSEAAVSATAAEVDYATWQTDVKAVIDTATPYIQQRTANSSGQKLAIVFDIDNTTLETHYTPWYNLPTPALKPSLALAKYAKSRGVDVFFVTARPGIIESVTEWNLETVGYPVDGLYVRDLPDLFAEVSAYKTASRADIESDGYTIIANVGNNTTDLVGGHAERTYKLPDYDGLLD
- a CDS encoding ABC transporter substrate-binding protein — translated: MRLRTLTAWAGALTLSLVTGCAQGDGTGASSNTVTYWLWDANQVPAYQACAKGFAKENPGLKVRITQLGWSDYWTKLTAGFIAGTQPDVFTDHIQKFGQFADLQVLEPLDDLGIDESDYQPGLAANWIGQDGHRYGAPKDWDTVGLFYNKAMVKDAGLTAGELNGLSWNPEDGGTFEKAVAHLTVDDKGRRGDEPGFDKDNVKVYGLASNGGGYADGQTQWSPFAGSAGWSYTDKARWGTKYQYDSATFQSVIEWYFGLAEKGYMVPFADYNVQSNQANTQIAAGKAAVTFDGAWMISTYAGFKGMEIGSAVTPAGPSGRRATMMNGLADSITKASKNKAGARKWVAYLASDACQTVVGRYGVVFPATPAGTEAAVAAYEKKGLDVSAFTEPVADKRDFRTFSYPITNYAADVTALMQPAMEDIYGNGAPVSGLDETNDQINLILDQ
- a CDS encoding GNAT family N-acetyltransferase, with the translated sequence MATERVRLQLDVTDFDLARFQPYVDKCRTTGIRLTTLSEVGDTSEHRRELYDLNKECSADIPGRGDFFGYDEYHRLRFEVPAYDPRGVVLALDGDRWVGMAATSDRRGSGFVFNEMTGVRACHRGRGISVAMKTFGIGFAGICGVSTVRTVHHPANERAIAMNRTLGYVDAVW
- a CDS encoding PPOX class F420-dependent oxidoreductase, whose translation is MADDTILDALGAGKYLLVTTYRKNGTTVPTPVWVVRDGDALGVWTVADSWKVKRIRNRADVLVGPCDLRGNPTGDSVPARAEILDAAGAAAYRKLIARKYGITGRLTLLGSRLRRGADGTIGIRVTLTD
- a CDS encoding carbohydrate ABC transporter permease; its protein translation is MTIASSSPPFRRRGDGVLAAVFIAPAMLGFLVFLLWPTLRGVYLSFTRFNLLTPAEWVGLDNYVRMVNDPIFWDSLGVTVEYVILNIGVQTVAALAIAVLLQRLTQSALLRGIVLTPYLMSNVVAGLVWLWILDTQLGIGNEIIGALGVDRIPFLADETWAIPTIALINVWRHVGYTALLLFAGLQAIPNDVYEAARVDGASEWRMFWRVTLPLLRPVLAVVLIMTVIGSFQVFDTVAVTTAGGPANATNVLQFYIYGSAFGRFQFGYASAMSVALLVVLSAITVLQYRLTRAGRSDLG
- a CDS encoding SAM-dependent methyltransferase, translated to MTDNPAASDFPFAALNSRIVTTRPVAARIWNYWLGGGDYYEVDRRAGDEIRRLHPTIEDYARADRQFLGRAVRHLAAEAGMRQFLDIGAGLPTAENTHEVAQQIAPDSRIVYVDNDPLVLVHARALLTSAPEGRTDHVDEDLRNVDSILEHAARTLDLTRPVALMLLDVLAFIRDDEDPNGIVRRLMDALPGGSHLVLSHTITSPDWPGVDIAAAWWNENGIPPLTQRTPEVIAGFFEGLDLLEPGVVSCTRWRPESTGDPTAGEPSEVAMYCGVGGKR
- a CDS encoding carbohydrate ABC transporter permease, with the protein product MAATTATTPPTPTDMPAVRPTRRRLSLGRAAAWTVMGLIVLITLLPFYWILRTALSTNAGLGADPANPLPVDLTTSGFERALGLQSAEEAIAQGGTGGGLDFWRYLVNSVIVSTLITGCQIFFSAMAAYAFARLRWRGRDQVFGLFLAGLMVPTIFTLLPNFVLIKQLHLVDSLLGIALPSLFMTPFAIFFLRQFFMNIPHEVEEAAFLDGAGKVRIFFRVILPMASTRILTLAVLTYITSWNDYFWPLMVSYSDGSRVLTVALAIFRAQTPATGVDWSGLTAATLIAALPMLVLFAASARRIVSSIGFTGIK
- a CDS encoding S1 family peptidase, giving the protein MRHARRRVVKRVTRLTAAGGLICGALMVTQAAMATEPTTSPPATRSAVLAASGTGNGLVTELGSERTAGTWIAEDGEPVVAVTDEKAAAEVEKAGARPKMVEFSGDDLRSATEALRSAPRVSGTSWAVDPASNEVVVRADSTVSKKDWSSLTDLAEEIGGSVRMERTEGAYTMRLNGAQPIFGTGGRCSIGFNVTDGENDFMLTAGHCGPAGSVWFSDNQGRQEIGRTTESNFPGGDFSLVQYLQDAPSNKTNVVSVGDGRGVRITSVGEAAVGQRVFRSGSTSGFRNGEVTGLDATVNYPEGTVSGLIETTVCAEPGDSGGPLFSEGVALGVTSGGNGDCEEGGTTFFQPLSEALDDLGVQLTGLPQSAARPTAAADGSSDDDSQGAAAPGTAEPGSLESIGAASDLLDRLADPRNVGPGLLVVAGSMVALAATRFIRTEQDRQAYRRQYSQTWS
- a CDS encoding ROK family transcriptional regulator; this translates as MTALAASWLPLSTGERAVAIEVLVHGPLSRTELARRLGLSAGSLTRLTKPLIESGLLVETPEGAALPEVRQGRPSQPLDIVAESRSFIGFKITEDMVYAVVTTLRSEIVTRYDRPLTTHDPERVADLLAAMAAELARTHPSLAGIGVGVGGFVRRRAVVGESPFLSWRDVPLAELVEERTGLPVVVENDVAALVEAETWFGAGRGLERFVVLTIGAGIGYGLVLGGKRVAYAEEDRGFGRHWIVDPSGPLTPDGERGSAVSLLSIPSIRYQVQAATGREVTYDEILAGAAGGEPMCVRIVTEAGRALGMLVAQIANFVMPQKILLAGEGVGLMGVAGGAVDEAVRAHRHPLAAPVPLETKVSDFHDWARGAAVLAIQVLVLGTVEP